The Tistrella mobilis genome window below encodes:
- a CDS encoding chorismate-binding protein, which yields MLIDNHDSFTGNLARLWWQVTGRLPLVVPHDAARWADLAGEGFDAVLISPGPGRPDTPADFRLGAEVLQVALGPGARLPVLGICLGHQGIAAAAGGQVVRAGEPRHGRTSPVYHQGHPLFQGVASPFEAVRYHSLVAAEPLPQGLAVLARAGDDDAVMALGHASAPVYGLQFHPESILTPDGARLLANFAGLAGAGLAGAGLAGAGLAGVGTVAVAGGFPPVMTPPPAGLWPAGLLPEARPEGWAVLRRSLAHGVDIEAVADLVRRLSGWSVWLDPADGDPAAFPVLIPDQGPLARRLSYRVPGRRMTVEDGAGRHLGQVTGDAFDLLGAAIDRLGPLAPLPDGAGGTLPGPGFYGYLGYELAELSTGVAHHPSCRDDLRLILADRLLVARPDAAGRHMIEAVMLVPAGDAVASAAAHAWAEAWAGRLAPVHPLPQPDMTAAALPVEASHDRAAYRRRIRAAQRLIRMGQSFEICLTTRFRVRRAIDPWQSYRRLRRTAQAPLMAWLGFGDMSVLSGSPELFLDLDPVTGVATAKPIKGTVRRAADPAEDAALAASLTASEKERAENLMIVDLMRNDLGRVARPDGVAVPVLFGIESFATVHQLVSTVTARLASGPPGRRAAGLLRACFPGGSMTGAPKRRTLEIIHRLEGEARGIYSGAIGRIGLDGSMRLSMVIRTVVIDRDGALVGAGGAITHLSDPDAEIDEVALKASAPLAALFPPHSAKA from the coding sequence TTGCTCATCGACAACCATGACAGCTTCACCGGCAATCTTGCCCGGCTGTGGTGGCAGGTGACCGGCCGGCTGCCGCTGGTGGTGCCGCATGATGCCGCGCGCTGGGCGGATCTGGCCGGGGAAGGCTTCGATGCGGTGCTGATCTCTCCCGGACCCGGGCGGCCCGACACGCCGGCAGATTTCCGGCTGGGTGCCGAGGTGCTGCAGGTGGCCCTCGGTCCCGGTGCCCGGCTGCCGGTGCTCGGCATCTGCCTTGGCCATCAGGGCATCGCCGCGGCGGCGGGCGGGCAGGTGGTACGGGCGGGGGAGCCACGTCATGGCCGGACCAGCCCCGTGTATCATCAGGGCCATCCGCTGTTTCAGGGCGTTGCGTCACCTTTCGAGGCGGTGCGTTATCATTCGCTGGTCGCGGCCGAACCGCTGCCCCAAGGGCTTGCCGTTCTGGCCCGTGCCGGCGACGACGATGCGGTCATGGCGCTCGGCCATGCCTCGGCACCGGTCTACGGCCTTCAGTTCCATCCGGAATCGATCCTGACGCCCGATGGCGCGCGGCTGCTGGCGAATTTTGCCGGACTTGCGGGTGCCGGACTTGCGGGTGCCGGGCTTGCGGGTGCCGGACTTGCGGGTGTCGGGACCGTCGCCGTGGCGGGTGGGTTCCCGCCGGTCATGACGCCGCCGCCGGCGGGTCTCTGGCCGGCAGGGCTGCTGCCCGAGGCCAGGCCGGAGGGTTGGGCGGTGCTGCGCCGGTCATTGGCACATGGCGTCGATATCGAGGCGGTGGCGGATCTTGTCCGTCGGCTGAGTGGCTGGTCGGTCTGGCTGGATCCGGCCGACGGCGATCCGGCGGCGTTCCCGGTGCTGATACCGGATCAGGGGCCGCTGGCGCGGCGCCTGTCCTATCGCGTACCCGGCCGTCGGATGACCGTCGAGGACGGGGCAGGCCGGCATTTGGGGCAGGTCACCGGAGATGCGTTCGATCTGCTGGGGGCTGCGATCGACCGGCTCGGCCCGCTGGCACCACTCCCGGACGGTGCCGGCGGCACGCTGCCGGGGCCCGGCTTCTACGGCTATCTGGGCTATGAACTGGCGGAGCTGTCCACCGGCGTTGCCCACCACCCCTCCTGCCGGGATGATCTGCGCCTGATCCTCGCCGATCGGCTGCTGGTGGCGCGGCCCGACGCGGCAGGGCGTCACATGATCGAGGCGGTGATGCTGGTGCCGGCGGGTGATGCCGTGGCATCGGCTGCGGCCCATGCCTGGGCGGAGGCCTGGGCTGGCCGTCTTGCGCCTGTCCACCCCCTGCCGCAACCGGATATGACGGCTGCCGCCCTGCCGGTGGAGGCGAGCCACGACCGCGCCGCCTATCGCCGCCGCATCCGCGCCGCCCAGCGGCTGATCCGCATGGGCCAGTCCTTCGAGATCTGTCTGACCACCCGCTTCCGGGTGCGCCGGGCGATCGATCCCTGGCAGAGTTATCGCCGGCTGCGCCGCACGGCACAGGCGCCACTGATGGCCTGGCTGGGATTCGGCGACATGTCGGTGCTGTCGGGATCGCCCGAACTCTTTCTGGATCTGGACCCGGTGACGGGTGTCGCCACCGCCAAGCCGATCAAGGGAACCGTCCGTCGGGCCGCCGACCCGGCCGAAGATGCCGCACTCGCCGCCTCGCTGACCGCAAGCGAGAAGGAGCGGGCGGAAAACCTGATGATCGTCGACCTGATGCGCAACGATCTGGGCCGGGTTGCGCGTCCCGACGGGGTTGCGGTGCCGGTGTTGTTCGGGATCGAAAGCTTCGCCACCGTGCACCAGCTGGTGAGCACGGTGACGGCACGGCTGGCATCCGGGCCGCCGGGCCGCCGGGCCGCCGGTCTGCTGCGGGCCTGCTTTCCGGGCGGATCGATGACCGGTGCGCCCAAACGTCGCACGCTTGAGATCATTCACCGCCTGGAGGGGGAGGCGCGGGGCATCTATTCCGGCGCCATCGGCCGCATCGGCCTCGACGGATCCATGCGCCTGTCCATGGTGATCCGCACTGTCGTGATCGACCGCGATGGCGCCCTTGTCGGAGCGGGAGGGGCCATCACGCATCTCTCGGACCCGGATGCCGAGATCGATGAAGTCGCGCTCAAGGCGTCGGCACCATTGGCGGCGCTTTTTCCGCCGCATTCTGCGAAGGCTTGA
- a CDS encoding thiolase family protein, with protein sequence MRDVYIIGAFSTAFGKKPETGFKALTREAYAGLLADAGLETGAEIETGWFSNCGMGSWGQRNIRGQVCFTPLVRDGLFPERVPMVNVEGGCASAMMALSGAFKDVASGEVELSMAMGVEKTFVPGDAERTKEIFEGGIDQIDPEEWRQYYAAAGETANKPFEYGPDRTVFMDTYAMQACYHMAKWGTTQRQIAIAASKNHWHGSLNPKAQYRFEVSPDEVLADRPVSFPLTRSMCAPIGDGAAGVLVCSKDYLDGQPAHVRERAIRIAGLAMSGGKYRDLDEPGLSSVAAKKAYARAGLTPADIDLVELHDATSFCELYQLEMLGFCEPGTSGRFIEAGETRLGGRLPVNTSGGLVSKGHPVGATGLSMISELAAQLRHEAGDRQVADAKIALAENGGGVVGFDEAACAVAILARADA encoded by the coding sequence ATGCGCGACGTCTATATCATCGGTGCCTTCTCGACCGCCTTCGGCAAGAAGCCCGAGACCGGCTTCAAGGCACTGACCCGCGAAGCCTATGCCGGCCTGCTCGCCGATGCCGGGCTTGAGACGGGGGCCGAGATCGAAACCGGCTGGTTCAGCAATTGCGGCATGGGCAGCTGGGGCCAGCGCAACATCCGCGGTCAGGTCTGCTTCACGCCGCTGGTCCGTGACGGCCTGTTCCCCGAGCGGGTGCCGATGGTCAATGTCGAAGGCGGCTGCGCCTCGGCGATGATGGCGCTGTCGGGGGCGTTCAAGGATGTCGCCTCGGGCGAGGTCGAGCTTTCAATGGCCATGGGCGTGGAGAAGACCTTCGTGCCCGGCGATGCGGAGCGCACGAAAGAGATCTTCGAAGGCGGCATCGACCAGATCGACCCGGAGGAATGGCGGCAGTATTACGCCGCGGCAGGCGAGACGGCCAACAAGCCCTTCGAATACGGCCCCGACCGGACGGTGTTCATGGACACCTATGCCATGCAGGCCTGCTATCACATGGCGAAATGGGGCACGACCCAGCGCCAGATCGCCATCGCCGCCTCGAAGAACCACTGGCATGGCAGCCTCAATCCCAAGGCCCAGTACCGGTTCGAGGTCTCACCCGACGAGGTGCTGGCCGACCGGCCGGTGAGCTTCCCCCTCACCCGGTCGATGTGCGCCCCCATCGGCGACGGTGCCGCCGGCGTGCTGGTCTGCTCGAAGGATTATCTCGACGGTCAGCCGGCTCATGTCCGCGAGCGTGCGATCCGCATCGCCGGCCTCGCCATGTCGGGCGGCAAGTATCGCGATCTCGACGAGCCGGGCCTGAGTTCGGTGGCAGCCAAGAAGGCCTATGCCCGCGCCGGGCTCACCCCCGCCGACATCGATCTGGTCGAACTGCACGACGCCACCTCGTTCTGTGAACTCTACCAGCTCGAAATGCTGGGCTTCTGCGAGCCCGGCACCAGCGGCCGCTTCATCGAAGCGGGCGAGACCCGGCTGGGGGGGCGGCTGCCGGTCAACACCTCGGGCGGCCTGGTCTCCAAGGGCCATCCGGTGGGGGCGACCGGCCTGTCGATGATCTCGGAACTGGCCGCACAGCTCCGCCACGAGGCGGGCGACCGCCAGGTGGCGGATGCGAAGATCGCCCTTGCCGAGAATGGCGGCGGGGTGGTCGGCTTCGACGAAGCCGCCTGCGCGGTCGCCATCCTGGCCCGGGCCGACGCCTGA
- a CDS encoding N-acetyltransferase family protein, with the protein MTAPALVIRPAVEADLSAIVALLADDVLGRTREDPRLPLDPAYLSAFRAMAADPNQIQLVAEGAGQILGTLQLTIIPGLSRKGRIRGQIEGVRIAGAARGQGLGETLIRHAIGLAADRGCSLVQLTTDLTRKDAHRFYERLGFTGSHLGMKLEI; encoded by the coding sequence ATGACCGCCCCCGCCCTTGTCATCCGCCCCGCCGTCGAAGCCGATCTCTCCGCCATCGTCGCCCTGCTCGCCGACGATGTGCTGGGCCGGACCCGCGAAGATCCGCGCCTGCCGCTTGATCCGGCCTATCTCTCGGCCTTCCGGGCGATGGCTGCCGATCCGAACCAGATCCAGCTGGTCGCAGAAGGGGCCGGCCAGATCCTCGGCACGCTTCAGCTCACCATCATCCCCGGCCTCTCCCGCAAGGGCCGCATCCGTGGCCAGATCGAGGGCGTGCGCATCGCCGGCGCCGCCCGCGGCCAGGGCCTGGGAGAAACCCTCATCCGCCACGCGATCGGCCTGGCCGCCGATCGCGGCTGCAGCCTGGTCCAGCTGACCACCGACCTCACCCGCAAGGACGCCCACCGCTTCTACGAAAGGCTGGGCTTCACCGGCAGTCATCTGGGGATGAAGCTGGAGATTTGA
- a CDS encoding alanyl-tRNA editing protein produces the protein MTERFFWEDPYLDRLDSRVAAVDGDWITLDRTIFFAVSGGQESDRGRIGGHEVLEAVADGPGIRYRLAPDHGLEPGAPVTAEIDMTRRYRLMRLHFAAELVLELADRHMPGAAKIGAHIAEDKARIDFLWPTPVTPLLPAFLADVAELVAADLPIISAFSDQAAGRRYWEVEGVARVPCGGTHLRRTGEVGAITLRRVNVGKGKERIEMRLVAP, from the coding sequence ATGACCGAGCGATTTTTCTGGGAAGATCCCTATCTCGACCGGCTGGACAGCAGGGTTGCGGCGGTCGACGGCGACTGGATCACGCTCGACCGGACGATCTTTTTTGCCGTCTCGGGCGGTCAGGAGAGCGATCGCGGCCGGATCGGCGGCCACGAGGTGCTCGAAGCGGTCGCCGACGGACCCGGGATCCGCTACCGTCTCGCCCCCGATCACGGCCTTGAACCGGGGGCCCCGGTCACGGCCGAGATCGACATGACCCGCCGCTACCGGCTGATGCGGCTGCATTTTGCTGCCGAACTGGTGCTGGAACTTGCCGACCGGCACATGCCGGGCGCGGCCAAGATCGGCGCGCATATCGCCGAGGACAAGGCGCGGATCGATTTCCTCTGGCCCACCCCCGTGACGCCGCTGCTCCCGGCCTTCCTGGCCGATGTGGCAGAGCTTGTCGCCGCCGACCTCCCGATCATTTCGGCCTTTTCGGATCAGGCGGCCGGCCGCCGCTATTGGGAGGTCGAAGGCGTCGCCCGGGTCCCCTGCGGCGGCACCCATCTCCGGCGGACCGGCGAAGTGGGCGCGATCACTCTCAGGCGGGTGAATGTCGGCAAGGGCAAGGAGCGGATCGAGATGCGGCTTGTGGCGCCGTGA
- a CDS encoding enoyl-CoA hydratase/isomerase family protein, which produces MTRDAEAAETPETPLIEIDRPAPGVALVRIDPGPAGLMDAAAADALAGAVTALDADPGVRAVVLTGAVPGMFVRHYSLIELGATAEKVAASGRRFNDLSRPVKPAPFNACLDRIQASARPWIAALNGWAMGGGFELALACDLRVALDGPWKFGLPEVRAGLLPGGGGTQRLTRLLGEARALDFVLRGRIVSPAEAERLGLLSALVPEGGDVAGAAVALAADLAALPRLGIAHAKRLVRTALDGTLEQGLAAERTLFVDTLTDPDTRALVGRMARDADGRIDEAALAAAQAPVRAPDTGTE; this is translated from the coding sequence ATGACCCGTGACGCCGAAGCCGCCGAAACCCCCGAGACTCCCCTGATCGAGATCGACCGTCCGGCACCGGGCGTGGCACTGGTGCGCATCGATCCTGGCCCCGCGGGGCTGATGGATGCCGCCGCCGCCGATGCGCTTGCCGGTGCGGTCACGGCACTCGATGCCGATCCGGGCGTGCGCGCCGTGGTGCTGACCGGCGCCGTGCCGGGTATGTTCGTGCGCCATTACAGCCTGATCGAACTCGGGGCGACGGCGGAGAAGGTCGCCGCCTCCGGCCGGCGCTTCAACGATCTCTCCCGGCCGGTGAAGCCCGCGCCGTTCAATGCCTGCCTCGACCGGATCCAGGCAAGCGCCAGGCCCTGGATCGCGGCACTCAACGGCTGGGCGATGGGCGGCGGCTTCGAGCTGGCACTGGCCTGCGACCTGCGGGTGGCGCTCGACGGGCCGTGGAAGTTCGGTCTGCCCGAGGTGCGTGCCGGGCTGCTGCCGGGCGGTGGTGGCACCCAGCGCCTGACCCGTCTGCTGGGCGAGGCGCGGGCGCTGGATTTCGTCCTCCGCGGCCGCATCGTCTCCCCGGCCGAGGCCGAGCGGCTGGGGTTGCTTTCGGCGCTGGTGCCCGAAGGCGGCGATGTCGCCGGTGCGGCGGTGGCACTCGCCGCAGACCTCGCCGCCCTGCCGCGGCTGGGGATCGCCCATGCCAAGCGGCTCGTCCGCACCGCCCTCGACGGCACGCTGGAACAGGGGCTTGCGGCCGAGCGCACGCTCTTCGTCGACACGCTGACCGATCCCGACACCCGCGCCCTGGTGGGCCGCATGGCGAGAGATGCCGACGGACGGATCGACGAGGCGGCCCTGGCTGCCGCTCAGGCGCCGGTCCGGGCTCCGGACACTGGCACGGAATGA
- a CDS encoding cytochrome P450: protein MTVDYDPRDPQIRNDPFPSFRRLQDEDPVQWNPHLRAWVITRYADVRKVALNKQMSPDRLTPFYDSLPEARRGVVGELIRYLNLWMVFRDPPEHTRLRRLMNEAFTPKAVERLRPNVERIVGRLLDDLLPQGRMDLVRDFAYPLPATVIMDMLGVPHDQLDRFKDWSDDLALFLGSARDVPDKYERARRGALEMSSYFREVIADRRRRPGEDVLSALITAGAPDERLTEDELIAAAMLFLFAGHETTTNLISNGIYSMRMHADAWARLVADPSPGLLATAVEECLRYDGPSGGIARVVRVTHEIEGRELKEGDRVFAMLNAANRDPRVFDAPDDFIIDRSPNRHLTFGQGIHFCLGAPLARLEAEIAYREIARRIPDLTLGTTAPDWHDSLIMRGITSLPVHFRPIKSAAA from the coding sequence ATGACCGTCGACTACGACCCCAGGGATCCGCAGATCCGCAATGACCCGTTCCCGTCCTTCCGCCGCCTGCAGGACGAGGATCCGGTGCAATGGAACCCGCATCTGCGCGCCTGGGTCATCACCCGCTATGCCGATGTCCGCAAGGTGGCCCTGAACAAGCAGATGTCGCCGGACCGCCTGACGCCGTTCTATGACAGCCTGCCCGAGGCGCGGCGGGGCGTGGTCGGAGAGTTGATCCGCTACCTGAACCTGTGGATGGTGTTCCGCGACCCGCCCGAGCACACAAGGCTGCGGCGGCTGATGAACGAGGCCTTCACGCCCAAGGCGGTGGAGCGGCTGCGGCCGAATGTCGAGCGGATCGTCGGCCGGTTGCTCGACGATCTGCTGCCGCAGGGCCGGATGGATCTGGTGCGGGATTTCGCCTATCCCCTGCCGGCGACGGTGATCATGGACATGCTGGGCGTGCCGCATGACCAGCTGGACCGGTTCAAGGACTGGTCCGACGATCTTGCGCTGTTCCTGGGCAGCGCCCGCGATGTCCCCGACAAGTATGAGCGCGCCCGCCGGGGTGCCCTTGAGATGTCGTCCTATTTCCGCGAGGTGATCGCCGATCGCCGCCGCCGTCCGGGCGAGGATGTGTTGAGCGCCCTGATCACAGCCGGCGCGCCCGATGAGCGGCTGACCGAGGACGAGTTGATCGCCGCCGCGATGCTGTTCCTGTTCGCCGGCCACGAGACCACAACCAACCTCATCTCCAACGGCATTTACTCGATGCGGATGCATGCCGATGCCTGGGCGCGGCTGGTGGCCGATCCGTCGCCCGGGCTGCTGGCGACGGCGGTGGAGGAATGCCTGCGCTATGACGGCCCCTCGGGCGGCATCGCCCGGGTGGTGCGGGTGACGCACGAGATCGAGGGCCGGGAGCTGAAAGAGGGCGACCGGGTCTTCGCCATGCTGAACGCCGCCAATCGCGACCCGCGGGTCTTCGATGCGCCGGACGACTTCATCATCGATCGCAGCCCCAACCGCCATCTGACCTTCGGCCAGGGCATCCATTTCTGCCTGGGCGCGCCGCTCGCCCGGCTGGAAGCCGAGATCGCCTATCGCGAGATCGCCCGGCGTATTCCCGACCTCACCCTCGGCACCACCGCGCCCGACTGGCATGATTCGCTGATCATGCGCGGCATCACCTCGCTGCCGGTGCACTTCCGGCCGATCAAATCGGCGGCGGCCTGA
- a CDS encoding TetR/AcrR family transcriptional regulator yields MAIETEGSEAQRQNNRRDKLLEAAAQLFSSQGYEATSMRDIAGAVGMLPGSVYYHFPSKEDLFVAVHDEGVRQITDSVRDAVKGVTDPWERLEAAAAGHMDALLADNGFASVVTPEYSTKLGQATERLIAQRDAYERMFATFVDALPLPADADRRMFRLGLLGMLNWARTWYRPGRKTPAEIGREMVRLLRQGPMG; encoded by the coding sequence ATGGCGATCGAGACCGAAGGCAGCGAGGCGCAGCGCCAGAACAACCGCCGGGACAAGCTGCTGGAAGCGGCGGCCCAGCTGTTTTCGAGCCAGGGCTATGAAGCGACCTCGATGCGCGACATCGCCGGCGCGGTGGGCATGCTGCCCGGCTCGGTCTATTACCACTTCCCCTCGAAAGAGGATCTGTTCGTCGCCGTCCATGACGAAGGCGTGCGCCAGATCACGGACTCGGTCCGCGACGCGGTCAAGGGTGTGACCGATCCCTGGGAGCGGCTGGAAGCCGCCGCCGCCGGCCATATGGACGCCCTGCTCGCCGATAACGGCTTCGCCTCGGTGGTGACGCCGGAATACTCCACCAAACTCGGCCAGGCAACCGAACGGCTGATCGCCCAGCGCGACGCTTATGAGCGGATGTTCGCAACCTTCGTCGACGCCCTGCCCCTGCCCGCAGACGCCGACCGGCGGATGTTCCGGCTGGGCCTGCTCGGCATGCTCAACTGGGCGCGCACCTGGTACCGCCCGGGCCGCAAGACCCCGGCCGAGATCGGTCGCGAGATGGTCCGGTTGCTCAGGCAGGGGCCGATGGGCTGA
- a CDS encoding dihydroorotase: MTGPADLLVRGGVVVTPGGRIRADIACRDGRIVAIGDLAGPRTAETVIDAAGLHVLPGVIDSQVHFREPGLTHKETIGAGTRGAVLGGVTTIFEMPNTSPPTLTAADLDAKLAIAARDAWCDHAFYIGGGATNAEDLARLEALPGCAGVKVFMGSSFGDLLADDETVLRRILANGRRRMAVHAEDEARLRQRRAIAEAAGDVRLHPVWRDPESALLATRRIVRLAEETGRLLHVLHVSTAEEMAFLAGQKSRVSVEVTPHHLTLEAPACYERLGSLAQMNPPVRDAGHRDALWRAVQEGVVDVLGSDHAPHSRAEKARPYPSCPSGMTGVQTLLPVMLHHVAAGRLSLERLVDLTAAGPARIFGIAGKGRIAVGWDADLVLVDLGARRRITDADIASLAGWTPYDGMEVTGWPVATVLRGRVVMREGEVPGVPRGQPVRFLDVPVSPSAPA, from the coding sequence ATGACGGGGCCGGCCGATCTTCTGGTGCGGGGCGGGGTCGTCGTCACCCCGGGCGGTCGCATCCGCGCCGATATCGCCTGCCGGGACGGCCGGATCGTGGCCATCGGCGACCTTGCCGGGCCCCGGACGGCGGAGACGGTGATCGATGCCGCCGGGCTGCATGTGTTGCCGGGGGTGATCGACAGCCAGGTGCATTTCCGCGAACCCGGTCTCACCCACAAGGAGACGATCGGTGCCGGCACCCGCGGCGCCGTTCTGGGCGGGGTGACCACCATCTTCGAGATGCCCAACACCAGCCCGCCGACCCTGACTGCGGCGGATCTGGACGCCAAGCTTGCAATCGCAGCCCGTGATGCCTGGTGCGATCACGCCTTCTATATCGGCGGCGGCGCCACCAATGCCGAGGATCTGGCACGTCTGGAGGCGCTGCCCGGCTGTGCCGGGGTGAAGGTCTTCATGGGCAGTTCTTTCGGCGATCTGCTGGCCGATGACGAAACGGTGCTGCGCCGGATCCTGGCCAATGGCCGGCGCCGGATGGCGGTGCATGCCGAAGACGAGGCCCGGCTTCGCCAGCGCCGCGCGATCGCCGAGGCTGCGGGTGATGTGCGCCTGCACCCGGTGTGGCGCGATCCCGAGAGCGCCCTGCTCGCCACCCGCCGCATCGTCCGGCTGGCGGAAGAGACCGGGCGGCTGCTGCATGTGCTGCACGTGTCGACCGCCGAAGAAATGGCTTTCCTTGCCGGTCAGAAATCGCGGGTGAGTGTCGAGGTAACCCCTCATCACCTGACCCTTGAAGCGCCCGCCTGTTACGAACGGCTGGGCAGCCTGGCCCAGATGAATCCGCCGGTCCGTGATGCCGGCCACCGCGATGCGCTCTGGCGTGCCGTGCAGGAGGGCGTGGTCGATGTGCTGGGCAGCGACCATGCCCCCCATAGCCGTGCCGAGAAGGCACGCCCCTATCCATCCTGTCCAAGCGGCATGACCGGGGTGCAGACCCTGCTGCCGGTGATGCTGCACCATGTCGCTGCCGGCCGGCTGAGCCTGGAGCGGCTGGTCGATCTGACCGCGGCCGGCCCGGCGCGGATCTTCGGCATCGCCGGCAAGGGGCGGATCGCCGTGGGCTGGGACGCGGATCTGGTGCTGGTCGATCTGGGGGCGCGCCGCCGGATCACCGACGCCGATATCGCGAGCCTGGCCGGCTGGACGCCTTATGACGGAATGGAGGTGACCGGCTGGCCGGTGGCCACGGTGTTGCGCGGACGGGTGGTGATGCGCGAGGGCGAGGTGCCGGGGGTGCCGCGCGGACAGCCGGTCCGCTTTCTCGACGTGCCCGTCAGCCCATCGGCCCCTGCCTGA